One segment of Macaca fascicularis isolate 582-1 chromosome 2, T2T-MFA8v1.1 DNA contains the following:
- the VWA5B2 gene encoding von Willebrand factor A domain-containing protein 5B2 isoform X6 yields MPGLYCPSSWTPLPLTDSWVRACANGPCLSVRARLTYRNPQPHPVDGVFVYPLAEAEVVSGFEAEAAGRRVSFQLQSRRRSQAACCRALGPGLGTPTPRRCAQGHLVLDLAQARSTLVLPTGLIAAAGTMTVTLHSSRELPSRPDGVLHVALPTVLTPLALPGPLGPPRPPGLCDDRLGLCPTSCFGVGSPQEEGLAWEEPAAPQDVFSGPARCPAPYTFSFEMLVTGPCLLAGLESPSHALRADAPPHASSAATICVTLAEGHHCDRALEILLHPSEPHQPHLMLEGGSLSSAEYEARVRARRDFQRLQRRDSDGDRQVWFLQRRFHKDILLNPVLVLSFCPDLSSKPGHLGTATRELLFLLDGSSTAHKDAIVLAVKSLPPQTLINLAVFGTLVQPLFPESRPCSDDAVQLICESIETLKIPSGPPDVLAALDWAMGQPQHRAYPRQLFLLTAASPMAATTHRTLELMRWHRGTARCFSFGLGPTCHQLLQGLSALSRGQAYFLRPGQRLQPMLVQALRKALEPALSDISVDWFVPDTVEALLTPREIPALYPGDQLLGYCSLFRVDGFRPRPPGGQEPGWQSLGGSVFPSPEEAPSAASPGTEPTGTSEPLGTGTVSAELSSPWAAGDLERSTDALTDPVTDPGPNPSSDTAIWRRIFQSSYIREQYVLTHCSASPEPGPGSTGSSESPGSQGPGSPEGSAPLEPPSQQGCRSLAWGEPAGSRSCPLPAPTPAPFKVGALSTEVLGRQHRAALAGRSLSSPPGRANQVPGRPRKPSLGAILDGPSPEPGQQLGQGLDDSGSLLSPAPMDWDMLMEPPFLFTAVPPSGEPAPPAVPPQAPRCHVVIRGLCGEQPMCWEVGVGLETLWGPGDGSQPPSPPVREAAWDQALHRLTAASVVRDNEQLALRGGAETTADRGHARRCWLRALQTSKVSSAPSCFTCPVAVDATTREVLPGVLQVCSSEPAEPPGTPPAAHSRLDAAPLPTVVYSKGLQGGSPAGAWDSDGNGNSKCALGDAATPMEGPRCPPPRSPSRLSLGRRHKLCRPDLGQANNSEGIDHDYLPLVRLQEAPGSFRLDAPFCAAVRISQERLCRASPFAVHRASLSPTSASLPWALLGPGVGQGDSATASCSPSPSSGSEGPGQVDSGRGSDTEASEGAEGLGGTDLRGRTWATAVALAWLEHRCAAAFGEWELTAAKADCWLRAQHLPDGLDLAALKAAARGLFLLLRHWDQNLQLHLLCYSPANV; encoded by the exons ATGCCCGGCCTGTACTGCCCCTCCAGCTGGACGCCGCTGCCGCTCACGGACTCCTGGGTCCGGGCCTGCGCCAACGGCCCCTGCCTCAGCGTGCGGGCCCGGCTCACCTACCGCAACCCGCAGCCGCACCCGGTGGACG GCGTGTTCGTGTACCCTCTGGCCGAGGCCGAGGTGGTGTCCGGCTTCGAGGCCGAGGCCGCCGGACGGCGCGTCTCCTTCCAGCTGCAGAGCCGGCGCCGCTCGCAGGCCGCCTGCTGCCGCGCTCTGGGCCCCGGGTTAGGGACCCCGACGCCCCGCCGCTGCGCGCAGG GTCATCTTGTCTTGGATCTGGCCCAGGCCCGGTCCACGTTGGTGCTGCCCACAGGCCTTATCGCCGCGGCTGGCACCATGACAGTGACCCTGCACAGCAGCCGGGAGCTGCCCTCAAGGCCTGACGGGGTGCTGCATGTGGCCCTGCCCACTGTGCTCACCCCACTGGCCCTGCCAGGCCCGCTGGGGCCCCCCAGGCCTCCGGGGCTCTGTGACGACAGGTTGGGCCTATG CCCCACCAGCTGCTTCGGGGTGGGCAGCCCTCAGGAGGAAGGGCTGGCGTGGGAGGAGCCAGCTGCCCCTCAGGACGTGTTCTCAGGCCCTGCCCGATGCCCTGCCCCATATACCTTCTCCTTCGAGATGCTGGTGACTGGGCCATGCCTGCTTGCAG GCCTGGAGAGCCCCTCTCATGCCCTGCGGGCAGATGCCCCCCCTCATGCCAGCTCTGCAGCCACCATCTGTGTCACACTGGCAGAGGGCCACCACTGTGACCGGGCCTTGGAGATCCTGCTACACCCCAGTG AGCCCCATCAGCCACACCTGATGCTGGAGGGCGGCAGCCTGAGCTCAGCAGAATATGAGGCCCGGGTAAGGGCCCGCCGAGATTTCCAGAGGCTACAGCGAAGGGACAGTGATGGGGACCGGCAG GTGTGGTTCCTGCAGCGACGCTTCCACAAGGACATCCTGCTGAACCCTGTGCTGGTGCTGAGCTTCTGCCCGGACCTGAGCTCCAAGCCCGGACACCTGGggacagctactcgggagctacTCTTCCTGTTGGATGGCAGCAGCACGGCACACAAG GATGCCATTGTTTTGGCTGTGAAGTCCCTCCCGCCTCAGACGCTTATCAACCTGGCCGTGTTTGGGACGTTGGTGCAGCCACTCTTCCCAGAGAGCCGGCCTTGCAGTGAT GACGCTGTGCAGCTGATCTGTGAGAGCATTGAGACCCTGAAGATTCCAAGCGGGCCTCCAGACGTGCTGGCTGCTCTGGACTGGGCCATGGGGCAGCCCCAGCACAGGGCCTACCCTCGGCAGCTGTTcctgctcactgctgcctcacCCATGGCTGCCACTACCCACCGAACCCTGGAGCTCATGAGGTGGCACAGGGGGACAGCCAG ATGCTTCTCCTTTGGGCTGGGGCCCACCTGCCACCAGCTGCTCCAGGGTTTATCTGCCCTCAGCAGGGGCCAGGCCTACTTCCTGAGGcctgggcagaggctgcagcccATG CTGGTGCAGGCTCTGCGGAAGGCACTGGAGCCTGCCCTGAGTGATATCTCTGTGGACTGGTTTGTGCCCGACACCGTGGAGGCACTGCTGACCCCCCGGGAGATCCCAGCACTCTACCCTGGGGACCAGCTCCTCGGTTACTGCTCACTCTTCAGGGTGGATGGCTTCCGGCCCCGCCCACCAGGG GGCCAAGAGCCTGGCTGGCAGAGCTTAGGTGGGTCCGTGTTTCCATCCCCAGAAGAGGCCCCATCTGCTGCCAGCCCTGGCACTGAGCCCACTGGCACCTCGGAGCCACTGGGAACAGGCACCGTGTCAGCAGAACTGTCCAGCCCATGGGCTGCCGGGGACTTGGAGCGGA GTACTGATGCTCTGACAGACCCAGTCACGGATCCTGGACCCAACCCCTCCTCTGACACAGCCATATGGCGCCGCATCTTCCAGTCCTCGTACATTCGGGAGCAGTATGTGCTCACCCACTGCTCTGCCAGCCCCGAGCCAGGCCCAGGCTCCACAGGCAGCAGTGAGTCCCCAGGCTCCCAGGGCCCTGGCTCCCCCGAAGGTAGTGCTCCCCTGGAGCCCCCTTCTCAGCAAGGTTGCCGCAGTCTGGCCTGGGGAGAACCTGCAGGCTCCCGCTCCTGTCCCCTGCCTGCACCCACACCGGCTCCATTCAAG GTGGGGGCCTTGAGTACTGAGGTGCTGGGCCGTCAGCACAGAGCGGCTCTGGCTGGCCGAAGCCTCTCTTCACCTCCAGGCCGGGCAAACCAAGTCCCCGGCCGACCTCGGAAACCCTCTTTGGGTGCAATACTAGATGGCCCAAGTCCTGAGCCAGGCCAACAATTGGGACAAGGCCTGGATGACTCAG GAAGCCTGCTCTCCCCAGCCCCCATGGACTGGGACATGCTGATGGAACCACCCTTCTTATTCACGGCTGTGCCTCCCAGTGGGGAGCCAGCCCCTCCGGCAGTGCCTCCCCAGGCTCCACGCTGCCATGTGGTGATCCGGGGCCTGTGTGGGGAGCAGCCTATGTGCTGGGAGGTGGGTGTTGGGCTGGAGACACTGTGGGGACCTGGAGATGGCTCACAGCCTCCCTCACCTCCTGTAAGAGAAGCTGCTTGGGACCAAGCACTCCATCGGCTGACAGCAGCCTCTGTGGTCCGGGACAATGAGCAGCTGGCCCTCCGAGGAGGGGCCGAGACCACAGCAGACCGGG GCCATGCCCGGAGGTGCTGGCTTCGAGCCCTTCAGACAAGTAAGGTCAGCTCTGCCCCTTCCTGCTTCACTTGCCCTGTAGCTGTGGATGCTACCACTAGGGAGGTCCTGCCTGGGGTCCTGCAGGTGTGCAGCTCAG AGCCAGCTGAGCCCCCAGGAACCCCTCCTGCCGCTCACAGCCGTCTAGATGCAGCTCCTCTGCCTACTGTTGTCTACTCTAAAG GACTTCAGGGAGGCTCTCCAGCAGGCGCCTGGGACTCGGACGGAAATGGCAACTCCAAGTGTGCTTTGGGGGACGCTGCCACTCCCATGGAAGGTCCTCGCTGCCCACCTCCCCGTTCTCCCTCTCGGCTTAGCCTGGGCCGCCGTCACAAACTCTGTAGACCTGACCTGGGCCAGGCCAACAACAGTGAAGGCATCGACCATGACTACCTGCCCCTG GTGCGGCTGCAGGAGGCACCAGGCTCCTTCCGCCTGGACGCGCCCTTCTGTGCCGCTGTGCGCATCTCGCAGGAGCGCCTCTGCCGCGCCTCGCCCTTTGCCGTGCACCGTGccagcctcagccccacctcGGCCTCATTGCCCTGGGCACTTCTAGGCCCTGGTGTTGGTCAGGGTGACAGTGCCACAGCCTCCTGCAGCCCGTCCCCCAGCTCGGGCTCCGAGGGTCCGGGCCAGGTGGACAGTGGGCGGGGCTCAGATACCGAGGCCTCGGAGGGGGCGGAAGGGCTGGGCGGCACCGACCTGCGGGGCCGGACCTGGGCCACTGCCGTGGCGCTCGCCTGGCTAGAGCACCGATGCGCTGCTGCCTTTGGCGAGTGGGAACTGACAGCAGCCAAGGCTGATTGCTGGCTGCGGGCCCAGCACTTGCCTGACGGCCTTGATCTGGCCGCCCTCAAGGCCGCAGCCCGGGGGCTCTTCCTGCTACTGCGCCACTGGGACCAGAACCTGCAGCTACACCTGCTGTGCTACAGCCCAGCAAACGTGTGA
- the VWA5B2 gene encoding von Willebrand factor A domain-containing protein 5B2 isoform X3: MPGLYCPSSWTPLPLTDSWVRACANGPCLSVRARLTYRNPQPHPVDGVFVYPLAEAEVVSGFEAEAAGRRVSFQLQSRRRSQAACCRALGPGLGTPTPRRCAQGHLVLDLAQARSTLVLPTGLIAAAGTMTVTLHSSRELPSRPDGVLHVALPTVLTPLALPGPLGPPRPPGLCDDSPTSCFGVGSPQEEGLAWEEPAAPQDVFSGPARCPAPYTFSFEMLVTGPCLLAGLESPSHALRADAPPHASSAATICVTLAEGHHCDRALEILLHPSEPHQPHLMLEGGSLSSAEYEARVRARRDFQRLQRRDSDGDRQVWFLQRRFHKDILLNPVLVLSFCPDLSSKPGHLGTATRELLFLLDGSSTAHKDAIVLAVKSLPPQTLINLAVFGTLVQPLFPESRPCSDDAVQLICESIETLKIPSGPPDVLAALDWAMGQPQHRAYPRQLFLLTAASPMAATTHRTLELMRWHRGTARCFSFGLGPTCHQLLQGLSALSRGQAYFLRPGQRLQPMLVQALRKALEPALSDISVDWFVPDTVEALLTPREIPALYPGDQLLGYCSLFRVDGFRPRPPGGQEPGWQSLGGSVFPSPEEAPSAASPGTEPTGTSEPLGTGTVSAELSSPWAAGDLERTGTDALTDPVTDPGPNPSSDTAIWRRIFQSSYIREQYVLTHCSASPEPGPGSTGSSESPGSQGPGSPEGSAPLEPPSQQGCRSLAWGEPAGSRSCPLPAPTPAPFKVGALSTEVLGRQHRAALAGRSLSSPPGRANQVPGRPRKPSLGAILDGPSPEPGQQLGQGLDDSGSLLSPAPMDWDMLMEPPFLFTAVPPSGEPAPPAVPPQAPRCHVVIRGLCGEQPMCWEVGVGLETLWGPGDGSQPPSPPVREAAWDQALHRLTAASVVRDNEQLALRGGAETTADRGHARRCWLRALQTSKVSSAPSCFTCPVAVDATTREVLPGVLQVCSSEPAEPPGTPPAAHSRLDAAPLPTVVYSKGRERVGALGLRDHPLALMIPTAGLQGGSPAGAWDSDGNGNSKCALGDAATPMEGPRCPPPRSPSRLSLGRRHKLCRPDLGQANNSEGIDHDYLPLVRLQEAPGSFRLDAPFCAAVRISQERLCRASPFAVHRASLSPTSASLPWALLGPGVGQGDSATASCSPSPSSGSEGPGQVDSGRGSDTEASEGAEGLGGTDLRGRTWATAVALAWLEHRCAAAFGEWELTAAKADCWLRAQHLPDGLDLAALKAAARGLFLLLRHWDQNLQLHLLCYSPANV; the protein is encoded by the exons ATGCCCGGCCTGTACTGCCCCTCCAGCTGGACGCCGCTGCCGCTCACGGACTCCTGGGTCCGGGCCTGCGCCAACGGCCCCTGCCTCAGCGTGCGGGCCCGGCTCACCTACCGCAACCCGCAGCCGCACCCGGTGGACG GCGTGTTCGTGTACCCTCTGGCCGAGGCCGAGGTGGTGTCCGGCTTCGAGGCCGAGGCCGCCGGACGGCGCGTCTCCTTCCAGCTGCAGAGCCGGCGCCGCTCGCAGGCCGCCTGCTGCCGCGCTCTGGGCCCCGGGTTAGGGACCCCGACGCCCCGCCGCTGCGCGCAGG GTCATCTTGTCTTGGATCTGGCCCAGGCCCGGTCCACGTTGGTGCTGCCCACAGGCCTTATCGCCGCGGCTGGCACCATGACAGTGACCCTGCACAGCAGCCGGGAGCTGCCCTCAAGGCCTGACGGGGTGCTGCATGTGGCCCTGCCCACTGTGCTCACCCCACTGGCCCTGCCAGGCCCGCTGGGGCCCCCCAGGCCTCCGGGGCTCTGTGACGACAG CCCCACCAGCTGCTTCGGGGTGGGCAGCCCTCAGGAGGAAGGGCTGGCGTGGGAGGAGCCAGCTGCCCCTCAGGACGTGTTCTCAGGCCCTGCCCGATGCCCTGCCCCATATACCTTCTCCTTCGAGATGCTGGTGACTGGGCCATGCCTGCTTGCAG GCCTGGAGAGCCCCTCTCATGCCCTGCGGGCAGATGCCCCCCCTCATGCCAGCTCTGCAGCCACCATCTGTGTCACACTGGCAGAGGGCCACCACTGTGACCGGGCCTTGGAGATCCTGCTACACCCCAGTG AGCCCCATCAGCCACACCTGATGCTGGAGGGCGGCAGCCTGAGCTCAGCAGAATATGAGGCCCGGGTAAGGGCCCGCCGAGATTTCCAGAGGCTACAGCGAAGGGACAGTGATGGGGACCGGCAG GTGTGGTTCCTGCAGCGACGCTTCCACAAGGACATCCTGCTGAACCCTGTGCTGGTGCTGAGCTTCTGCCCGGACCTGAGCTCCAAGCCCGGACACCTGGggacagctactcgggagctacTCTTCCTGTTGGATGGCAGCAGCACGGCACACAAG GATGCCATTGTTTTGGCTGTGAAGTCCCTCCCGCCTCAGACGCTTATCAACCTGGCCGTGTTTGGGACGTTGGTGCAGCCACTCTTCCCAGAGAGCCGGCCTTGCAGTGAT GACGCTGTGCAGCTGATCTGTGAGAGCATTGAGACCCTGAAGATTCCAAGCGGGCCTCCAGACGTGCTGGCTGCTCTGGACTGGGCCATGGGGCAGCCCCAGCACAGGGCCTACCCTCGGCAGCTGTTcctgctcactgctgcctcacCCATGGCTGCCACTACCCACCGAACCCTGGAGCTCATGAGGTGGCACAGGGGGACAGCCAG ATGCTTCTCCTTTGGGCTGGGGCCCACCTGCCACCAGCTGCTCCAGGGTTTATCTGCCCTCAGCAGGGGCCAGGCCTACTTCCTGAGGcctgggcagaggctgcagcccATG CTGGTGCAGGCTCTGCGGAAGGCACTGGAGCCTGCCCTGAGTGATATCTCTGTGGACTGGTTTGTGCCCGACACCGTGGAGGCACTGCTGACCCCCCGGGAGATCCCAGCACTCTACCCTGGGGACCAGCTCCTCGGTTACTGCTCACTCTTCAGGGTGGATGGCTTCCGGCCCCGCCCACCAGGG GGCCAAGAGCCTGGCTGGCAGAGCTTAGGTGGGTCCGTGTTTCCATCCCCAGAAGAGGCCCCATCTGCTGCCAGCCCTGGCACTGAGCCCACTGGCACCTCGGAGCCACTGGGAACAGGCACCGTGTCAGCAGAACTGTCCAGCCCATGGGCTGCCGGGGACTTGGAGCGGA CAGGTACTGATGCTCTGACAGACCCAGTCACGGATCCTGGACCCAACCCCTCCTCTGACACAGCCATATGGCGCCGCATCTTCCAGTCCTCGTACATTCGGGAGCAGTATGTGCTCACCCACTGCTCTGCCAGCCCCGAGCCAGGCCCAGGCTCCACAGGCAGCAGTGAGTCCCCAGGCTCCCAGGGCCCTGGCTCCCCCGAAGGTAGTGCTCCCCTGGAGCCCCCTTCTCAGCAAGGTTGCCGCAGTCTGGCCTGGGGAGAACCTGCAGGCTCCCGCTCCTGTCCCCTGCCTGCACCCACACCGGCTCCATTCAAG GTGGGGGCCTTGAGTACTGAGGTGCTGGGCCGTCAGCACAGAGCGGCTCTGGCTGGCCGAAGCCTCTCTTCACCTCCAGGCCGGGCAAACCAAGTCCCCGGCCGACCTCGGAAACCCTCTTTGGGTGCAATACTAGATGGCCCAAGTCCTGAGCCAGGCCAACAATTGGGACAAGGCCTGGATGACTCAG GAAGCCTGCTCTCCCCAGCCCCCATGGACTGGGACATGCTGATGGAACCACCCTTCTTATTCACGGCTGTGCCTCCCAGTGGGGAGCCAGCCCCTCCGGCAGTGCCTCCCCAGGCTCCACGCTGCCATGTGGTGATCCGGGGCCTGTGTGGGGAGCAGCCTATGTGCTGGGAGGTGGGTGTTGGGCTGGAGACACTGTGGGGACCTGGAGATGGCTCACAGCCTCCCTCACCTCCTGTAAGAGAAGCTGCTTGGGACCAAGCACTCCATCGGCTGACAGCAGCCTCTGTGGTCCGGGACAATGAGCAGCTGGCCCTCCGAGGAGGGGCCGAGACCACAGCAGACCGGG GCCATGCCCGGAGGTGCTGGCTTCGAGCCCTTCAGACAAGTAAGGTCAGCTCTGCCCCTTCCTGCTTCACTTGCCCTGTAGCTGTGGATGCTACCACTAGGGAGGTCCTGCCTGGGGTCCTGCAGGTGTGCAGCTCAG AGCCAGCTGAGCCCCCAGGAACCCCTCCTGCCGCTCACAGCCGTCTAGATGCAGCTCCTCTGCCTACTGTTGTCTACTCTAAAGGTAGGGAAAGGGTAGGGGCACTTGGACTTAGAGACCACCCGCTGGCACTGATGATCCCCACTGCAGGACTTCAGGGAGGCTCTCCAGCAGGCGCCTGGGACTCGGACGGAAATGGCAACTCCAAGTGTGCTTTGGGGGACGCTGCCACTCCCATGGAAGGTCCTCGCTGCCCACCTCCCCGTTCTCCCTCTCGGCTTAGCCTGGGCCGCCGTCACAAACTCTGTAGACCTGACCTGGGCCAGGCCAACAACAGTGAAGGCATCGACCATGACTACCTGCCCCTG GTGCGGCTGCAGGAGGCACCAGGCTCCTTCCGCCTGGACGCGCCCTTCTGTGCCGCTGTGCGCATCTCGCAGGAGCGCCTCTGCCGCGCCTCGCCCTTTGCCGTGCACCGTGccagcctcagccccacctcGGCCTCATTGCCCTGGGCACTTCTAGGCCCTGGTGTTGGTCAGGGTGACAGTGCCACAGCCTCCTGCAGCCCGTCCCCCAGCTCGGGCTCCGAGGGTCCGGGCCAGGTGGACAGTGGGCGGGGCTCAGATACCGAGGCCTCGGAGGGGGCGGAAGGGCTGGGCGGCACCGACCTGCGGGGCCGGACCTGGGCCACTGCCGTGGCGCTCGCCTGGCTAGAGCACCGATGCGCTGCTGCCTTTGGCGAGTGGGAACTGACAGCAGCCAAGGCTGATTGCTGGCTGCGGGCCCAGCACTTGCCTGACGGCCTTGATCTGGCCGCCCTCAAGGCCGCAGCCCGGGGGCTCTTCCTGCTACTGCGCCACTGGGACCAGAACCTGCAGCTACACCTGCTGTGCTACAGCCCAGCAAACGTGTGA